A part of Gemmatimonas groenlandica genomic DNA contains:
- a CDS encoding carbohydrate binding family 9 domain-containing protein gives MSDVLLALVVMALPLAPAFAQSPVVIAGPPAPVAPAVITRDSAQHATVRAIKLTAPITLDGVLDEAVYTREAPFGGLIQVAPDAGAPATERSDIWITYDDRNIYLSCRCYDASPPAEWIVNELRRDTGGLRNNEHIGVLFDTFYDRRSGFAFYTNPLGARADYSIVDEGASNTDWNPVWTSKTGRFDGGWTVEMAIPFKSLRYRAGADQVWGMQIRRSIRHKNEWDYLTPVPRILAGPQALNRVSAGGTLVGLDLPETGKNIELKPYVVARTSTDRVRTPAINNSFASEVGGDIKYAVTPNLTADLTVNTDFAQVEADEQQLNLTRFSLFFPEKREFFLEGRGIFDFARGGNGAFGGNGGADTPQLFYTRRIGLDNGGVVPINVGGRLTGKLGKYAIGLMNIGTSGDAAFKAEPTNFTVVRVKRDVLQRSSIGAMITNRSVAASGAGSNTVFGLDGAFLLSQALTAGAYWAQSQTTGIAGDDQSYQGRLDYSVDRFGAKAEFLGVGRNFDPQVGFRRRSDINRSFGEVRFSPRPANQTVVRKFTGTASGEYVENGLGIVETRVWRGHVDTEFANSDVVGLDVTRNYEFLRQPFTPSGAPSAIAPGGYGFSDVSLSYAFGAQRRASGTIRLQAGQFYDGTISSITIGPGSTGSTARIAILQRLALEPTFSITRIDRPTSSFTTRLARARVDYGFTPLMFASGLVQYNSADRAFSTNLRFRWEYAPGSELFLVYTDERDVRDDRYATPTTVRGLKNRALVVKFNRLFRY, from the coding sequence GTGAGCGACGTCCTCCTCGCCCTGGTGGTGATGGCGCTGCCGCTCGCGCCCGCATTCGCGCAGTCGCCCGTTGTCATCGCCGGCCCGCCGGCACCCGTGGCCCCGGCGGTGATCACCCGCGACTCCGCGCAGCACGCCACCGTACGCGCCATCAAGCTCACCGCGCCAATCACGCTCGATGGGGTACTCGACGAGGCGGTCTACACCCGCGAGGCGCCGTTCGGTGGGCTGATACAAGTCGCGCCTGACGCCGGAGCACCGGCCACCGAGCGCAGCGACATCTGGATCACGTACGACGATCGCAACATCTACCTCTCCTGTCGCTGCTACGACGCGTCACCGCCCGCGGAGTGGATCGTGAACGAGCTGCGGCGCGACACCGGTGGCCTGCGCAACAACGAACACATCGGCGTCCTGTTCGACACGTTCTACGATCGCCGCAGCGGGTTTGCGTTCTACACCAATCCCCTCGGCGCGCGCGCCGACTACTCCATCGTGGACGAAGGCGCCTCGAACACCGACTGGAATCCAGTGTGGACGTCGAAGACGGGCCGCTTCGATGGCGGATGGACTGTGGAGATGGCGATTCCGTTCAAGTCGCTGCGCTATCGCGCCGGCGCGGATCAGGTGTGGGGCATGCAGATCCGGCGTTCGATTCGGCACAAGAACGAATGGGATTACCTCACGCCGGTCCCGCGTATCCTGGCCGGGCCGCAGGCACTGAATCGCGTGTCGGCCGGCGGTACGTTGGTGGGTCTCGATCTCCCCGAGACCGGCAAGAACATCGAGCTCAAGCCGTACGTGGTCGCGCGCACCTCCACCGACCGGGTACGCACACCAGCCATCAACAACAGCTTTGCTAGCGAAGTCGGCGGCGACATCAAGTACGCCGTCACGCCCAATCTTACGGCGGATCTGACCGTCAACACCGATTTCGCGCAAGTCGAGGCCGATGAGCAACAGCTCAACCTGACGCGATTCAGTCTGTTCTTTCCTGAGAAGCGCGAGTTCTTCCTCGAAGGTCGCGGCATCTTCGACTTTGCCCGCGGCGGTAACGGAGCATTCGGTGGCAACGGTGGCGCCGACACGCCGCAGCTGTTCTACACGCGACGCATCGGACTCGATAACGGTGGCGTGGTGCCGATCAACGTGGGCGGCCGTCTCACCGGGAAGCTGGGTAAGTACGCGATCGGCCTGATGAACATCGGCACGTCGGGTGACGCGGCGTTCAAAGCCGAGCCGACCAATTTCACCGTCGTGCGCGTGAAGCGCGATGTGCTGCAGCGTAGTTCGATCGGCGCGATGATCACCAATCGGTCGGTGGCCGCGTCGGGCGCTGGATCGAATACCGTGTTCGGCCTGGATGGCGCGTTCCTGCTGTCGCAAGCGCTCACGGCCGGCGCCTACTGGGCGCAGAGTCAGACCACGGGCATCGCCGGCGACGATCAGAGCTATCAGGGACGGTTGGACTACAGTGTCGATCGGTTCGGAGCGAAAGCCGAGTTTCTTGGCGTGGGCCGCAACTTTGATCCGCAGGTCGGCTTTCGTCGGCGCTCCGACATCAACCGGTCGTTCGGCGAAGTGCGATTCAGTCCCCGGCCCGCGAACCAGACGGTGGTGCGCAAGTTCACCGGCACCGCGTCGGGCGAGTATGTGGAGAACGGGCTGGGCATCGTGGAGACGCGCGTGTGGCGCGGCCACGTCGACACTGAGTTCGCGAACAGCGACGTGGTAGGGCTCGACGTCACGCGCAATTATGAGTTCCTGCGTCAGCCCTTTACGCCATCCGGGGCGCCATCGGCCATCGCGCCCGGTGGATACGGATTCTCCGACGTGTCGCTGTCGTACGCCTTTGGCGCGCAGCGCCGGGCCTCGGGTACGATTCGCCTGCAGGCCGGACAGTTCTACGATGGCACGATCAGCAGCATCACGATCGGACCGGGGAGCACGGGATCGACGGCCCGCATTGCCATCCTGCAGCGGCTCGCATTGGAACCGACGTTTTCGATTACGCGCATCGATCGACCCACGTCGTCTTTCACCACACGTCTCGCCCGGGCGCGCGTAGACTACGGGTTCACACCGCTCATGTTTGCGAGCGGGCTCGTGCAGTACAACTCGGCCGACCGTGCGTTCAGCACGAACCTGCGCTTTCGCTGGGAGTACGCGCCGGGCAGCGAGCTGTTTCTCGTGTACACCGACGAACGCGATGTGCGCGACGACCGCTACGCCACGCCGACGACGGTGCGCGGACTCAAGAACCGCGCGCTCGTGGTGAAGTTCAATCGACTGTTTCGGTACTAG